One Trichosurus vulpecula isolate mTriVul1 chromosome 7, mTriVul1.pri, whole genome shotgun sequence genomic region harbors:
- the LOC118856905 gene encoding olfactory receptor 2B2-like, with translation MDWENETFSKQFILLGFSNWPWLELPLFGILLVSYTLTIFGNVAIILVSYLDPKLHTPMYFFLTNLSLLDLCYTTSTVPQMLINICSRVKTISYGGCVAQLIIFLALGSTECLLLAIMSFDRFVAICRPLHYQVIMHQRLCLKLAATCWLSGFSNSVLQSTWTLLMPRCGRYKVDHFFCEVPALLKLSCVDITANEAELFFICVIFLLIPLSLILISYGFIAQAVLRMRSAEGRRKAFGTCGSHLVVVSLFYGAAIYMYLQPPSSTSEIWGKIVSLFYGIITPMLNPLIYTLRNKDMKGAFKGLVKRVFLLKM, from the coding sequence ATGGATTGGGAAAATGAAACTTTCTCAAAGCAGTTCATTCTACTGGGTTTCTCAAACTGGCCTTGGTTGGAGCTGCCCCTCTTTGGAATCTTGCTGGTCTCCTATACATTGACCATCTTTGGCAATGTGGCCATTATCCTGGTGTCCTACTTAGACCCCAAACTCCACACACCCATGTATTTCTTTCTCACCAACCTATCACTCCTAGATCTTTGCTATACCACCAGCACAGTTCCCCAAATGTTGATAAACATTTGTAGTAGAGTGAAGACAATTAGCTATGGTGGTTGTGTTGCACAACTCATCATCTTTTTAGCCTTGGGTTCCACTGAATGCCTTTTGCTGGCTATCATGTCCTTTGACCGATTTGTGGCTATTTGCCGGCCTCTCCATTATCAAGTGATCATGCACCAGCGGCTATGTCTCAAGCTGGCAGCTACATGCTGGCTCAGTGGTTTCAGCAACTCTGTGCTGCAGTCTACTTGGACTCTTCTTATGCCACGCTGTGGCCGCTACAAGGTGGACCACTTCTTTTGTGAGGTACCTGCCCTTCTCAAGTTGTCATGTGTTGACATAACAGCCAATGAGGCAGAACTCTTTTTTATctgtgtcattttccttcttatccCCCTGTCACTGATCCTTATCTCCTATGGCTTCATTGCCCAGGCAGTATTGAGGATGCGGTCAgctgaagggaggaggaaggcatTTGGGACATGTGGATCCCATCTTGTGGTAGTGTCACTATTTTATGGTGCGGCTATCTATATGTACTTGCAACCACCTTCATCCACTTCTGAAATCTGGGGGAAGATAGTTTCCCTCTTTTATGGTATCATTACACCTATGCTGAACCCCCTTATCTATACCTTGAGAAACAAAGATATGAAAGGAGCTTTTAAGGGACTGGTAAAAAGGGTATTTTTACTTAAGATGTGA